The Virgibacillus siamensis sequence GTGCCTCAATCCCTTCCAATGCGACATCATGATTGCTTTTGCCTTCCGGGCTGACAGAAAATACGTTAACGGCAAGTTGTTTGAAACGGGCTTCGTTTTGCTCATCCAATACATGCTTCATCCAATTTGGAAAAAGAATCGAAATTCCCCCGGCATGTGGAATATCGTGGATTGCCGACACCGCATGTTCCAGATCATGTGTCGCCCAATCCCCTTTGCTGCCCATATTAAGCATACCGTTTCGTGCCAGCACCGCATTCAGCATCACCGTTTCCCGTAACGCATAACTGTCCGGATTTTCAAGCAAACGCGGTCCGGTTTCTAGTAAATCCTTTAAAATAGTTTCACAAAGACCGTCCTGTACCGGTGTATTCAGTGAATGGTGAAAATAGTTTTCCAAAACATGTGCCATAATATCAACAATGCCAAATGTTGTTTGTTCAGGTGGAACCGAATATGTAAACGTCGGATCCAGGATGGAAAACTTCGAATACGTAAACGGGGAACTCCACCCTTTTTTCTCTTTCGTTTCCCAATTTGTAATGACAGAGCTCGCATTCATTTCCGAACCCGCTGAAGCCAGCGTTACAACTGTTCCGAATGGAAGTGCTCCACTAGGGCGTTCTTTCTTTGTAATCAAATCCCATACATCGGCATCATTTTGTGCACCTATCGCAACTGCCTTGGCAGCATCAATAACACTCCCGCCGCCGACTGCCAGGATGAAGTCAATGTTTTCAGACTTACAAACATCCACCGCCCGCTTTATTGTCGATAGCTTTGGATTGGGCTCGACACCGGAAAGTTCAATGGTTTCTAAGTTATCCCCCGCTAAACTTTCCATTATCCGGTCATAAACGCCATTTTTCTTTATACTTCCCCCGCCATACAATAACAGTATTTTATTTCCATATTTGGATATTTCATTGGGAAGTGCACCAAGCTGATCTTTTCCAAAAATCAGCTTGACCGGATTTTGAAATGTAAAATTCTCCAACTCTACTCCCCCCCTTACAACTTATAATTTGTATGCAACGACGTCCATCTCAACCAATACGTCTTTAGGGAGTTTGCTTACTTCCACCGTTGCCCTTGCAGGAAATGGATCTGTCAAATAACCACCGTAAATTTCATTAACCGTAGCGAAATCATCCATTGACTTCAAATAAATTGTAAATTTTACCACTTGGGCAAATTCCACATCTGCTTCATGCAGAATTGCCTTTAAATTTCTCAACACCTGTTCTGTCTGATTTTCAATACCTTCGACAACTTCTCCTGTTTCAGGATTAATTGGAATTTGTCCGGAAACATAAACAAAATCACCTGCCTGAATCGCCTGTGAATACGGGCCAATTGCCTCTGGAGCATTTTTTGTAAAAATAGATCGTACCATTATGAATTCCTCCTTATTTTTCAGCAGTCATTTTCTGCTTGTATTGCATCACATCACGAACATAATAAATATCTCCGTAACATGCATTATATTGTTTTGCTTCTTCCCTTAAACATGAGTAGATTGACTGATTTTCAGCTGACCTGTACATCTTTTGGGAAAAATCAATAGCAACTTCTATGGAATACGTTCCCGATTTTTGATGGACGTAATCTATGAAACCTCTGCCAAAATTATACGATTGAACGGCAAGTTTTAAATCTCCATCTGCTTCATTGATTGCTTCCGAAAAATAATAAACACCTTGCTCGATGGATCGTTCCGGATTGTCAATGCATCCTCTGTGACCGCAATAACTTTCGGATGACTGCATCGGGTCATTACCCCTGCCGCCCGATTCCTGCATCATCATTGCCAGCAGCACATCAACATATTCTGTTACTCCGTATTGTTTTGCATACTTCTCAACTACCGGTTTGTAGTTCCACACCTTTTCATTAATAAGCGGGCGGGATATCTCAAACTCCTGCTCCGCCAGCCGGAAGGTAAGAATAGAAACCAAAATAAACACACCGACCAGCATTCCTGTTATGACAACTGTTTTTTGAATGGCTTTCTTTGTTGAGCGTTTCATTCCATCCCCCGATAACTCTTCTCTTTATAGTAATTGTTTGGTTGCAGGATTCCGTTCCCAAACCATATCCATTGTAGCATTTATTTCTGTTTCTGTTTACTGCAATATTTTTTATAATAATTCCAATTGTATGATATTATTGAGATGCGCTTGTACACTACTAAAAAGGGGATGGTTTGCCATGATGCAAGTACCATTAACGGTAGGTCCTTTGCTGGAACGTGCCGAAAAGTTTTTTGCAAAGAAGGAAGTTATTTCACAGACACACGATAAACTCCATCGACTGACATATGCTGAGATAGGAGGGCGGACTCGAAGGCTGATGAGTGCACTGGAGGCACTTGGCATCCAAAAAGGTGATCGTGTCGGAACACTGGCCTGGAATCATCACCGTCATTTGGAAATCTACTTTGCTGCTCCCGGAATGGGTGCCGTACTGCATACCATCAATATCCGCCTGTCACCCGAACACATTATCTACATTATCAACCACGCCGAAGACAAAATCTTGTTTATTGACGAAGATGTTTTGCCCCTTATCGAAGCAGTCCAGGATAAACTGACAACCGTTAAAGTGTTTGTCGTCATGACCGACAAAGAAGAACTTCCTGATTCCGTACTCACGCCATTATTTTCATATGAAGAATTGCTCCGCACCGGTAATCCGAAATATGAATTTGATAAAAGCCTTGATGAAAATGACCCGGCAGGAATGTGCTATACTTCTGCAACTACCGGCAAGCCAAAGGGTGTTGTCTATTCCCATCGCGGAATTGTTCTGCACAGCCTGGCACTTGGTCTGGCGGATTCAGCCGCTATTTCAGAATCGGATGTTTCCATGGCAGTTGTTCCACAATTCCATGTCAATGCCTGGGGCACACCATTCGCGTGCACATGGTTTGGAACGACACAAGTAATGCCTGGACCACGCTTTACCCCGAAACGGCTGGCTGCATTTATTGAAAAATTTAATGTAACGGTTACAGCAGGTGTCCCTACCATTTGGCTTGGATTGTTACGTGAACTGGAACAGGGCGATTATGATACATCAAGCCTTCGTGCCGTTCTATGTGGTGGTTCCGCTGCACCAAAAGGATTAATTAAAGCATTCGAGGAAAAATACAACATTCCATTTATTCATGCATATGGTGCAACAGAAACAACCCCACTTGTTACATTGTCACGTTTAAAAAGCTATCAGCAGGATCTGGATACTGGGGAAAAACTGGATCAGCGGTCCAAACAGGGAATTCCTGTCCCCGGTGTGGAAATGAAAGTAGTGGGAAATGCCGGCGAGGTGAAATGGAATGGTGAGGAAATGGGAGAACTATTGCTCCGCGGACCATGGATTGCAAATGAATATTACCTCGATGAACGAACGGAACAAGCATTTCAGGATGGCTGGTTTCATACCGGCGATGTCGTTACGGTTGATGAAGAAGGATCCATTAAAATCGTTGATCGCACTAAAGACTTAATAAAGAGCGGCGGCGAGTGGATTTCCTCCGTTGACCTTGAAAATGCATTAATGGCCCATGAGGCAGTTTTTGAAGCAAGCGTTGTATCGATACCCGATCCGGAATGGCAGGAGCGGCCGGTTGCCTGTGTCGTACTGCATGATGGATATGTCGAAAAGGTAGGCAAAGATGATTTGCTTGAATTCCTTCGTCCGCAATTTGCAAAGTGGTGGCTGCCTGACGATGTACTATTTTTTGATGAAATCCCGAAAACATCTGTTGGAAAGTTTCTGAAACGGGAGTTAAGGAAACAAGTTAAGGAACATTATAATTTACAAGGCTGATTGCATAGAAAAGCCGTATCACTTCACATCGTGATACGGCTTTTCCGTGACATCTAATGAGCAAATGATATATATCTGGGCATTCGTGCTGAATTTCGTCGCTTCACATCAGAATACGGGCTCTCTTCCCCGAATTCGGGCCTTCGCATCAAAATACGAGCCTTCATCCTAGAATTCAGTCCTACATTCTAAAAAAACTGATTGATCACGCTTCCGTTATGTTTACATTACCCGTAAGTGACTCGACAATTTCAACTGCGGTCTCTTCCTCTTGAATTGCACCGACACCCTGACCGGCCCAGAGTGATTGCATATCAGCAATTGCAAATTCTTTTCCGGCACCGCGAATATCTTTTGTCATCTGGTTTTGAATTGGAAACGGCAGCGGGGTTAGACCGCTTCCTTCCACTTCCTTAACAAACTTATTTCGGATAGCACGTGCCGGACGCCCGGAAAACACCTTTGTAATTTTGGTTGAGTTGGTGTCCGCTTTCAAAAGCGCTCTGCGATAGGCGGCATTGGTTCCTGCTTCCTTTGCAATTAAAAAACGTGTACCTATCTGAACGGCTTCGGCACCCATTGCAAGCAGTGCGTCCACCTGCTTTTTATGATGTATCCCGCCTGCAGCGACAACCGGAATTTCCAGATGATCCAAAAATTCCTCCAACAGCACATGCAGACCGATATTACTTCCGTTTGGGTATTTTCCCACATCAAACGTTCCACGGTGTCCGCCTGCCTCATAGCCTTGGGCAACTACTGCATCATATCCCGATTCCTCCAGTTCACGGGCTTCATCCAGATTGGTCGCCATTCCAATCAGCAGAACATCATTTTCTTTCAGCCGCTCAACCAGTGAAGCGGGAAGCACACCAAACGCAGTACTGACTACGCGAATATTTTCTTCCAAAATGACATGGATTTTCTCCTGTAGATAATCATTCACTTTCACGAAATCAGCACCAGCATCAATTCCCAAGTTGTTACGGAACCGGTTCAGAAATCGCTGCATGTTCCCGATTTCATTTGAATATGATTCAAGATTGACAGCGAATAAGTTAACCGCAAACGGCTTGTCTGTCAGCTGTTTCACCTTATGTATATCTTCCTTCAGCTGTGATGCCCCCATATAGCCGGCACCAAGTGTCCCAAGCGCTCCGGTGTTTGCGATTGCAGAAACCAGTTCCGGGGTTGTGATGCCGCCGGCCATGCCCGCTTGTATGATTGGTTTTTCAATCGAAAGTCTATCATGTAAAAAACTCACTTCTGCTCCTCCTTCCGTTTTTTATTTCCTAAAAATAAGAATACCATATAAATTTTTGTCAAGGAATTTTAAACATTTCAATATTATTTCTTGACAATATTATGAAAATTCCGTACTATAATAATCAATTAACGAATTTTGTCGCTAATTGATTCGTTAAACATGTATGAAGGTGGGGTCAATCATTCGTTTTTCCTGTTTACAGACAAAGATAAGAGAACTGCTGAACGGATTGGAAAGCCAATTCTCACTTTATATCTCAACAAAAGATGGGGATATCAAGATTTCGGAAAATGTTCAGAGACCGGCAGCCAGCCTTGCAAAGATTCCAATTTTAATTGAAGCATTACGGCAAATAGACGACGGCCGACTGCGGGAAGATTGCTCTGTTCCCATCAAAAAATCAATGCTTGCAGGTGGTGCCGGCATTATTGCGAAATTGACAAATGCAGACCGATTTACATACCGGGATCTATTGGAACTGATGATTATAATATCGGATAATACTGCGGCAAACGTAGTATTGGAAGCCGTTGGAGCGGAACAGGTGAACAGGTTTTGCAGCGTATGCGGCTGTAATAATACGATCCTGCAGCGAAAATTCATGGATGAAGCCGCACAAATGACCGGCAGGGACAATTACACCAGTGCAGAAGATATGATGAGGATGTTACATCTGATTTGCAGCCCAAACAAATTTATTTCCCGGAAAAATAGGAATAAAATTATCGGAATATTATCAAATCAACAATTAAAAGACAAACTTGCCTATTATCTTCCCGAAGATTCCAATGTACATATGTTTCATAAATCAGGTGAATTGGCGGGGGTTGAACATGAGGCAGCCATTTTGGAATATAACGGAAATCAATTGCAGGCAGTCGTGCTTTCAGAGGGGTGGGAGAACAATGGTGACGGAAAACTTTTTATTGCTGAAATAGGCCGGCTGTTAATCAGATACATACAATCAACTTAATTTGGAGGGGTCATTTATGAAAGTGAAGATAGCTGTATTTGGCTGTGCGGAAATAACCGGGAGAATCAGCCGGTATGTTGAAAATCTGGATGATGTAGAGGTTGTTCCTTTCGTATTTTCGGAATCAAGCGAGACTGTGGAGTTAGTAGAAAAAGCGGTCATGTGTGATATATATCTGTTTGCGGGTGCATTGCCATATTTATATGCGAAAGAAAAAATAGATAAAAAAAGGCTTCCGGCTGTGCAAATTGCTTTTGACGAGTACATGATTCTAACCTCATTCTATCGGGTCCGAAATTATCACAACCAGGACTTGAACCGGTTGTCTATCGACGTACTGGACAGCCATCATGTTGATGAGGTTTTATCCGAATTAAAAAAAGATGCCAGTGAAATTTATACGTACAGTTTTGGTGACGATGTCATGGATATTGACCGAATCACAGCATTCCATGAAAAAAAGTGGAAAGACGGGAAGGCTGATTTTGCGCTGACATCCATCCATGAAGTAGAGCAAAAGCTGAGGGAAAAAGGCATTCCAACAAACTGCATGGAAATTCCCATGCTGAATATTGAGCGTGCCATTGAACAGGCAAAGTCAATAGCCACACTGAATCAGTCTAAAAACGCGCAAATAGTTGCCGGTTATATTAACATTAAAAACTTTGATGCAGTCAAACGTGAAAAAGGCGATTTACACGCACAGGAATTATTATTAAAACTGCACCATGTTTTGCTGAAATATGCCCAAAAAACGTACTCATCCGTTTTGACAAACAGCAATAACCAATTTGTTCTCTTCGGTACACAGGGAATCCTGAACCATATTACAAACCATTACCGTGACTTTCCGCTGCTGCAGGAAATGGAGCATGCGCTTAGTACGCCGGTTGATATTGGATTCGGGCTTGGGCTGACAGCCAAACAAGCAGAAGACAATGCCAAATCAGCACTTGAGGCATGTGCACACTCCGGTGAAAGCACGTGTTACATTGTAAATGAGCGGAATGATACGATTGGCCCGCTCGGTGTTGAAAAAGAATTTAATACATCCGAATTATACCAAGCCTTAATCCATCGGGCCCGGCTGAATAATGAACTTTCCTATAACTTTATTGATTTCATTGAAATTCGGAATAATGAACCATTCTCGGCAAATGACATCGCAGGGTACTATCAGGTAACAAAGCGCAGTGCTGAACGCACCGTCAAAAAACTTCTGGCTGGTGAGGTGATTAAAGTTGTCGGTGAAGAAAAACCATATGTAAAAGGAAGGCCGCGTAAATTATTTCAGATCAACCAATAATACTTAAACTTATTGAAATAAAAAAACTTGGCTTAATGCCAAGGTCAAAACCAGATAAACCTGCTATCTGGTTTTTTCTTCAGGATTTGTTATTAAACAGGTAATTCATGATATCCTCAAAGAATGTTACACTATCGGTAATAAGAAAAACAGGCAGCAAAATAATTACAAGCACAACTGTTAAATTGGATACAAAAAATTTTAGAATACCTTTCAGAACAGTAACCAATTTAATCATCCCCCTTCATATAATCCTTCCAGATATTTAATACCCTATTAAAACAAATCCTAAACGTGAATGGCCGGAAATATCCGGCCACTTATATGTTCAGCAATTCACGCACATCCTCCTCACTGAGACTGGAAAGCATTGTCTCACCAGGCTGGATGACCTGATCAATCAGTTCACGTTTTTTCTGCTGTAATTCATAAATTTTTTCTTCAATCGTTCCTTCTGTAATCAGCCGAATCACCTGCACCACATTTTTTTGGCCAAAACGGTGTGCGCGTCCTGTTGCCTGATCTTCGACTGCCGGATTCCACCACAAATCATAAAGGATCACGGTGTCAGCGCCTGTCAGGTTCAATCCGGTACCACCGGCTTTCAGTGATATAAGAAAAACATTTTTCTCGCCATTGTTGAACCGCTCGCTCATATGCACCCGTTCCTGTGAAGGGGTTTGACCGTGTAAATAAAAGAAATCAATACCTTCCGCTTTCAGTTTTTCAATTATAATCTCGTGCATACTGGTAAACTGCGAGAATATGAGCATGCGTTTGCCGTTGGCGATAGCATTGCGGATGGTATCCATCAATTGATTCAATTTACCGGACTCACCTTCATAATTATCAGCAAAAACAGACGGATGACAGCATATTTGACGCAGTCTGGTCAGGCCGGCAAGGATTTTCATACGGTTTTTGTTAAAACCGGTTTCTTCCATGGATTTCGCCGCCTCCTGCTGCAGCTCTCTCCAGTATCCGACATAAAGATTTTTTTGCTCTTTGGTCAATTCGGAAACATGAACAGTTTCAATCTTTTCGGGCAGTTCTTTTAAAACATCCTGCTTCAAACGTCTCAG is a genomic window containing:
- a CDS encoding NAD(P)H-dependent flavin oxidoreductase — protein: MSFLHDRLSIEKPIIQAGMAGGITTPELVSAIANTGALGTLGAGYMGASQLKEDIHKVKQLTDKPFAVNLFAVNLESYSNEIGNMQRFLNRFRNNLGIDAGADFVKVNDYLQEKIHVILEENIRVVSTAFGVLPASLVERLKENDVLLIGMATNLDEARELEESGYDAVVAQGYEAGGHRGTFDVGKYPNGSNIGLHVLLEEFLDHLEIPVVAAGGIHHKKQVDALLAMGAEAVQIGTRFLIAKEAGTNAAYRRALLKADTNSTKITKVFSGRPARAIRNKFVKEVEGSGLTPLPFPIQNQMTKDIRGAGKEFAIADMQSLWAGQGVGAIQEEETAVEIVESLTGNVNITEA
- a CDS encoding lysozyme family protein, translated to MKRSTKKAIQKTVVITGMLVGVFILVSILTFRLAEQEFEISRPLINEKVWNYKPVVEKYAKQYGVTEYVDVLLAMMMQESGGRGNDPMQSSESYCGHRGCIDNPERSIEQGVYYFSEAINEADGDLKLAVQSYNFGRGFIDYVHQKSGTYSIEVAIDFSQKMYRSAENQSIYSCLREEAKQYNACYGDIYYVRDVMQYKQKMTAEK
- a CDS encoding iron-containing alcohol dehydrogenase, producing MENFTFQNPVKLIFGKDQLGALPNEISKYGNKILLLYGGGSIKKNGVYDRIMESLAGDNLETIELSGVEPNPKLSTIKRAVDVCKSENIDFILAVGGGSVIDAAKAVAIGAQNDADVWDLITKKERPSGALPFGTVVTLASAGSEMNASSVITNWETKEKKGWSSPFTYSKFSILDPTFTYSVPPEQTTFGIVDIMAHVLENYFHHSLNTPVQDGLCETILKDLLETGPRLLENPDSYALRETVMLNAVLARNGMLNMGSKGDWATHDLEHAVSAIHDIPHAGGISILFPNWMKHVLDEQNEARFKQLAVNVFSVSPEGKSNHDVALEGIEALRNFWNLLGAPQNLSEYNLTEEEIEAIADKSVEAKPAYGKFKKLTRHDSFQILKASL
- a CDS encoding serine hydrolase, whose translation is MGSIIRFSCLQTKIRELLNGLESQFSLYISTKDGDIKISENVQRPAASLAKIPILIEALRQIDDGRLREDCSVPIKKSMLAGGAGIIAKLTNADRFTYRDLLELMIIISDNTAANVVLEAVGAEQVNRFCSVCGCNNTILQRKFMDEAAQMTGRDNYTSAEDMMRMLHLICSPNKFISRKNRNKIIGILSNQQLKDKLAYYLPEDSNVHMFHKSGELAGVEHEAAILEYNGNQLQAVVLSEGWENNGDGKLFIAEIGRLLIRYIQST
- a CDS encoding long-chain fatty acid--CoA ligase codes for the protein MMQVPLTVGPLLERAEKFFAKKEVISQTHDKLHRLTYAEIGGRTRRLMSALEALGIQKGDRVGTLAWNHHRHLEIYFAAPGMGAVLHTINIRLSPEHIIYIINHAEDKILFIDEDVLPLIEAVQDKLTTVKVFVVMTDKEELPDSVLTPLFSYEELLRTGNPKYEFDKSLDENDPAGMCYTSATTGKPKGVVYSHRGIVLHSLALGLADSAAISESDVSMAVVPQFHVNAWGTPFACTWFGTTQVMPGPRFTPKRLAAFIEKFNVTVTAGVPTIWLGLLRELEQGDYDTSSLRAVLCGGSAAPKGLIKAFEEKYNIPFIHAYGATETTPLVTLSRLKSYQQDLDTGEKLDQRSKQGIPVPGVEMKVVGNAGEVKWNGEEMGELLLRGPWIANEYYLDERTEQAFQDGWFHTGDVVTVDEEGSIKIVDRTKDLIKSGGEWISSVDLENALMAHEAVFEASVVSIPDPEWQERPVACVVLHDGYVEKVGKDDLLEFLRPQFAKWWLPDDVLFFDEIPKTSVGKFLKRELRKQVKEHYNLQG
- a CDS encoding RidA family protein, which encodes MVRSIFTKNAPEAIGPYSQAIQAGDFVYVSGQIPINPETGEVVEGIENQTEQVLRNLKAILHEADVEFAQVVKFTIYLKSMDDFATVNEIYGGYLTDPFPARATVEVSKLPKDVLVEMDVVAYKL